The following proteins are encoded in a genomic region of Mycobacterium sp. 155:
- a CDS encoding ornithine cyclodeaminase family protein: MATLDFLPADELKALANEAEAVDFLYDALKSGVVDPESDAPRLFSPAPGGEFLLMPGCGTEYSGVKVITVAPENPRRGKPKIQGVYVLVGSDDLTPRVLMDGPELTLLRTPAVSILAIRELLRLGSRRPEGPLKVVVYGTGPQALRHMEVLDDVVGPIDAAVIGRRPEAVARLVEQGSSAGLRVRPGTADDVPSAAVVLTATSSSTPVLDDALVAPDTVVAAMGAHGPQNAELPPELIRRADVVVEGRASAMREAGNLLGARTVAEWADHPIANLADLVTGRFSRRAGVPAVFSGVGMAWEDLVVAAAIYEKYRKSHTRT, translated from the coding sequence ATGGCCACGCTGGACTTTCTCCCTGCGGACGAGCTGAAAGCTCTCGCAAACGAGGCGGAAGCGGTCGACTTCCTCTACGACGCTTTGAAGTCCGGCGTCGTCGACCCCGAATCCGACGCCCCACGACTGTTCTCTCCCGCACCCGGCGGTGAGTTCCTCCTCATGCCGGGTTGCGGGACCGAATACTCGGGCGTCAAAGTGATCACCGTGGCGCCGGAGAACCCGCGCCGCGGCAAGCCCAAGATCCAGGGTGTGTACGTCTTGGTGGGGAGCGACGACCTCACTCCCCGCGTACTGATGGACGGTCCGGAGCTCACCCTGCTCCGGACCCCCGCGGTGAGCATTCTCGCGATCCGTGAGTTGCTCCGGCTGGGGTCACGGCGCCCGGAAGGACCACTGAAAGTCGTCGTCTACGGCACCGGCCCGCAGGCCTTACGTCACATGGAAGTGCTCGACGACGTGGTCGGTCCGATCGACGCCGCGGTGATCGGGCGGCGCCCGGAAGCGGTGGCACGCCTGGTGGAGCAAGGTAGCTCGGCCGGGCTGCGGGTGCGGCCGGGGACCGCCGACGACGTGCCTTCGGCGGCGGTGGTGCTGACCGCCACCAGCTCCTCGACCCCGGTGTTGGACGACGCTCTTGTCGCACCCGACACTGTGGTCGCGGCGATGGGCGCACACGGTCCGCAGAACGCCGAGCTTCCCCCTGAACTCATCCGTCGCGCCGACGTCGTGGTGGAGGGCCGGGCTTCGGCAATGCGCGAAGCCGGAAACCTGCTTGGCGCCCGCACCGTGGCAGAGTGGGCCGACCATCCGATTGCCAACCTGGCCGACCTCGTGACTGGACGGTTCAGTCGCCGCGCGGGCGTTCCTGCTGTCTTCTCCGGGGTGGGGATGGCATGGGAAGACCTCGTGGTCGCCGCCGCCATCTACGAGAAGTACCGCAAGTCGCACACCCGAACCTGA
- a CDS encoding dihydrodipicolinate synthase family protein has protein sequence MTDKPWRGIHVATALPFNDDLSIDWDAWADEVTWLAANGMDGVTPNGSLGEYQTLTPEERYKVVSIAAEVAPEGFRVMAGCGAYGALESVRAAEQAAEAGAQSIMLLPPNTYRAEREAVIDHYRRVAAVGLPIVAYNNPLDTKVDMKPDLLAELHGLGYIKGVKEFTGDVRRIYEIEELAPDLDVLIGTDDVLLEVGVAGAVGWVSGYTNAFPNACKKLYDLATSGNVADLAEGLKLYRDLHPLLRWDSKTEFVQAIKLSMDMVGRKGGICRPPRTPLSPEMAARVTKATEYAISRGYN, from the coding sequence ATGACCGACAAGCCCTGGCGCGGAATCCACGTCGCAACCGCCCTTCCCTTCAACGACGACCTCTCCATCGACTGGGACGCCTGGGCCGACGAGGTGACCTGGCTCGCCGCGAACGGCATGGACGGCGTCACCCCGAACGGCTCGCTGGGTGAGTACCAGACGCTGACCCCGGAGGAGCGCTACAAGGTCGTCTCCATCGCCGCCGAGGTCGCTCCCGAGGGCTTCCGCGTGATGGCCGGCTGCGGCGCCTACGGCGCGCTCGAGTCCGTCCGCGCCGCCGAGCAGGCCGCCGAGGCGGGCGCGCAGTCCATCATGCTGCTGCCGCCCAACACCTACCGCGCCGAGCGTGAGGCCGTCATCGACCACTACCGCCGCGTCGCCGCCGTCGGCCTGCCGATCGTCGCCTACAACAACCCGCTGGACACCAAGGTCGACATGAAGCCCGACCTGCTCGCCGAACTGCACGGCCTGGGCTACATCAAGGGCGTCAAGGAGTTCACCGGTGACGTCCGCCGGATCTACGAGATCGAGGAGCTCGCGCCCGACCTCGACGTGCTGATTGGAACCGACGATGTCCTGCTCGAGGTCGGTGTGGCCGGCGCGGTGGGCTGGGTCTCCGGCTACACCAACGCCTTCCCGAACGCCTGCAAGAAGCTCTACGACCTCGCCACCTCCGGCAATGTTGCCGATCTGGCAGAGGGCCTGAAGCTCTACCGCGATCTGCACCCGCTGCTGCGCTGGGACTCCAAGACCGAGTTCGTCCAGGCCATCAAGCTGTCGATGGACATGGTCGGCCGTAAGGGCGGAATCTGCCGCCCGCCGCGCACCCCGCTTTCGCCCGAGATGGCAGCGCGGGTGACCAAGGCGACCGAGTACGCCATCTCCCGCGGATACAACTAG
- a CDS encoding Cof-type HAD-IIB family hydrolase, whose amino-acid sequence MTHPPDIATRGAAGGRIRLVVTDVDGTLLDNNHRVPAENVAAIAHAQQAGLKVMLATSRGPGALTSVLAALPALADAVFICSQGALTARVGDDGTLDVVTEWNMRVDAAHRTVAVARERGIAVGWYYREHWYVSDLDHTITDEAAITETAPTVCDLDELTEGPDKLMLIAPDGRPETLDPVIAAMPEGLRAQISNPTYLEITRADVDKAHALAEYCRAAGIDPGEVLAVGDGPNDLGMLRFAGVGVAPANARPAVLDAADYSTSANCDAGVGHVLRSILEVLAC is encoded by the coding sequence ATGACGCACCCGCCCGACATCGCTACCCGGGGCGCCGCGGGGGGCCGGATCAGACTCGTCGTGACTGACGTCGACGGCACCCTCCTCGACAACAACCACCGGGTCCCGGCCGAGAACGTCGCCGCCATCGCGCACGCACAGCAGGCGGGCCTGAAGGTCATGCTCGCCACCTCTCGGGGGCCGGGCGCCCTCACGTCGGTGCTCGCTGCGCTGCCAGCCCTCGCCGATGCGGTCTTCATCTGCTCCCAAGGCGCACTTACCGCGCGCGTCGGTGACGACGGCACGCTGGACGTCGTCACCGAATGGAACATGCGGGTGGACGCCGCGCACCGCACGGTCGCGGTGGCGCGCGAACGCGGCATCGCGGTGGGCTGGTACTACCGGGAGCACTGGTACGTATCCGATCTCGACCACACGATCACCGATGAAGCCGCCATCACGGAGACCGCCCCTACCGTCTGTGACCTGGACGAACTCACCGAGGGACCGGATAAACTCATGCTCATCGCACCGGATGGACGGCCGGAGACCCTGGACCCGGTGATTGCCGCGATGCCCGAGGGACTACGGGCGCAGATCTCCAACCCGACCTACCTGGAGATCACCCGGGCCGACGTCGACAAAGCCCACGCGCTCGCGGAGTACTGTCGGGCCGCGGGCATCGATCCGGGCGAAGTGCTCGCCGTAGGCGACGGTCCCAACGATCTCGGTATGCTCCGCTTCGCGGGGGTCGGTGTCGCACCGGCGAACGCGCGCCCGGCAGTTCTCGACGCCGCGGACTACTCCACCAGCGCTAACTGCGACGCCGGAGTCGGCCACGTGCTGCGCTCGATCCTTGAGGTTCTGGCCTGCTGA
- a CDS encoding SPFH domain-containing protein, protein MAANQAFAGAFGGTLADQWKDFVVPPQVAPTAVIFPGVPVGQNAGRGSNTRASQNIISNGSKILVPEGTGLMTFQDGKITGFIAQPGGYIWHSDDSYSQSIFADDSRVSSVVKQSFERFKFGGQPGSQQLVFYVNLRELPNNRFGTQSEIYWDDAYLGAQVGAITRGTYTIRIIDPVLFATQFVPLTYLQAGGQVFDFTDFDNDAATQLFNEVVSSLAPAFSHYTNDPSKGNRMARIQGDSIGFAQSLSAAVDSAYRWSTGRGITIVNVAIASIEYDEDTRRLLSDVKKADALSGSRGNSFLQQSVARGMQAAGENGGGAAGIAMMGMGMNAAGGAMGGLQQPPGPAAYQQAPAGDDPVAKLAQFKSMLDQGLITQADYDAAKAKALGL, encoded by the coding sequence GTGGCTGCCAACCAGGCTTTCGCAGGCGCGTTCGGCGGCACCCTCGCTGACCAGTGGAAAGACTTTGTCGTTCCGCCGCAGGTCGCCCCGACCGCAGTGATCTTCCCGGGCGTTCCGGTCGGACAGAACGCGGGCCGCGGTTCCAACACCCGTGCCTCGCAGAACATCATCAGCAACGGCTCAAAGATCCTCGTTCCCGAGGGCACCGGCCTGATGACGTTTCAGGATGGCAAGATCACGGGCTTCATTGCCCAGCCGGGCGGCTACATCTGGCATTCCGATGACTCTTACTCGCAGTCGATCTTCGCCGACGACTCCAGAGTGAGCTCGGTCGTCAAACAATCGTTTGAGCGCTTCAAGTTCGGCGGTCAGCCCGGCAGCCAGCAGCTCGTGTTCTATGTGAACCTCCGTGAGCTACCCAATAACCGGTTCGGTACGCAGTCGGAGATCTATTGGGATGACGCGTATCTCGGCGCTCAGGTGGGTGCGATCACGCGCGGTACGTACACCATACGCATCATTGACCCGGTCCTGTTCGCCACCCAGTTCGTGCCGTTGACGTACTTGCAGGCCGGCGGCCAGGTGTTCGATTTCACTGACTTCGACAATGACGCGGCCACTCAACTCTTCAACGAGGTGGTGTCGTCGCTCGCACCGGCGTTCTCGCACTATACGAACGACCCGAGCAAGGGCAATCGGATGGCGCGCATCCAAGGCGACTCCATCGGTTTCGCTCAGTCGCTCTCGGCCGCGGTCGACAGTGCCTACCGCTGGAGCACGGGGCGCGGCATCACGATCGTCAACGTCGCGATCGCATCGATCGAGTACGACGAGGACACCCGACGGTTGCTCTCGGACGTCAAGAAGGCGGATGCCCTGAGCGGCTCGCGTGGCAACTCATTCCTCCAGCAGTCGGTCGCGCGCGGGATGCAGGCCGCGGGCGAGAATGGTGGGGGAGCTGCCGGAATCGCGATGATGGGCATGGGTATGAATGCCGCGGGCGGCGCGATGGGTGGCCTGCAACAACCTCCGGGCCCGGCGGCGTATCAGCAGGCACCCGCCGGCGATGACCCGGTAGCAAAACTCGCCCAGTTCAAGAGCATGCTTGACCAGGGCCTTATCACCCAGGCCGACTACGACGCTGCCAAGGCCAAGGCGCTCGGACTCTAG
- a CDS encoding type I polyketide synthase, with amino-acid sequence MDIGQGVAIVGIGCWFPGGVFTPDQYWDFMMRRGDGIVEVPGERWNTDLYYDPDPAAPGRAYTRHGGFVTRSPWDFDAEFFGISPREAEVMDPQQRWVLEVAWEALDDAGLAGVAPGSDAGVYIGGFMSDNQIRRCMSSARRAISHFTATGASQAMLSNRLSHALDLRGPSMTIDTACSSSMVAIHEATQAISRGECEIALAGGVNVMIHPELFVSMCKGKFLARDGRSKSFDAAADGYGRGEGAGMLVLKSIDAALRDRDRIYAVIAGSGANQDGHTMGITVPNGAAQRDLALAVCEKANLAPHEIGYVEAHGTGTPVGDPIEVTALGEAYGLAELRTGPLLVGSVKPSIGHLEAAAGVAGVIKAALAIRHRTIPPQAWLENLNPAIPFSDLNIEVVTQAKAFPTPSGRAFAAVNGFGYGGTNGHVILAQAPGMPTPATERPSIALFPISAASKDSVRAVAAAVRSTVGCASSIDDLCSAAWSRRAHHSFRTVLPCSDKDELVRHLDAVAAGTGTISRATVPTGTKPVFVFSGIGPQWWGMGRELLAMDGPFARTAAEIDSLFVEIAGWSILDELLKPESESRIQRTEYAQPANFLVQVGLVAELAALGVEPAAIVGHSVGEVSAAFVSGALTLRDALLVSYHRARLQASTEGTGGMLAVGLSESKVTQRLSEAGGVDVVIAAVNSPDSVTLAGPLAAVEHLYRDLSADVFVRRLQVTVPYHSPLMDPILDDLATVLADIQPLRPQRHLYSTVTAQQVTLPELGAEYWCANVRRPVRFGDSIEALIDAGHRVFLEVGPHPVLSGNIRAILADKAASGAAIATLKRNESDHDRLLGAVAELYRAGCLGRTVPGQSTLAPHADLPSYPWQHKVLFAESRQAELERNGGDDDRPLLGTRATRHPMAWSTELSVTRVPWLPDHVVDGMVVLPGAAYLDAFLCAAAECTKHVSLTVESVRFSRLLVIEDHAVPTVTVAAEPATMRLSFSSYDDTDNRIVHSTARIVDAAVEAPQVEVPCIDGDTLSHEEFYELLQSRGFQYGPAFRRVVEARVGSDVIVTTIDPVSADTRHLAHPALIDAALQGVAAFDDLALGTMVPVAVETVRRHGPTPTAPVTAVIRRASGPDIYVDIAMCGPDGTAFFELLGVRFAELAPAPSPIAELRPLLYEIDWRPVDPAAIDGRAEQPVITVGLGNPLRRWVDHRDCGTDVPIRPMCLAQTIRQLGGANVTVLVVAGDDDQISLTAELVEVAQQFDSVIESAPDVRIDAVLLTMGAFRLPGDHHEPNVLHAALAGARRVLQNEQLSVRWRHIDLQPGDDHRGLDTAMLTEIHNGEQLVDEMALRDGLPLAPYYRRGLADRLDGYSEVTPHVDPEASFVLEPPKTRLLEDLALRAVPRITPVAGQIEVCIDAIGLNYKDAMKLLGVLTPQNLRGTCFGTAVGMEGIGVVTRTGPLSHFGIGDVVLVSVPNMFSRYLTLDPADAVVKRLTRDVTPGLAASFIPYLTAHYGLVYAARLGADETILVHGAAGGTGLAAVHVARHLGARVIGSAGNEERRAFARAAGAHHTVNSRTANFVDDVMRLTDGHGADVIYTSLPGEALRQNLKAAAEFGRIVDIGKADIYSNGAIELGPFDRNLQYFAVDVDRMFNHRRAFTDQLAAEVIGRLNDGTYTPLPATTYDADALTEAFSVVARGAQQGRVVVNLRGNPPIRPAIPSFPVRADGTYLVTGAFGAVGLAMVDWLVSQGARHLVVVSRSGPRGGRAKRRLQAWRATGADIREEAVDVGDALAVSRLIARVAEQMPLLRGVFHAAGVAEDSAYGRATPESLRRVIAPKLDGAWNLHHATESAGIDLEAFVLFSSTSAMIGIPLQIAYAAANAGLDALAQLRQARGKAGLSVNWGALRGGGMADSSPEVRRYLEVLGQRDILVGHLPALLATMLAFSDTLSNVVIANIDWQTLLSGQPALKSSTRFADFAAALGDGALNFRAELFALPVDQRLEVLTAMLAEQVAAVLGIPTDTIDHHTPLAEFGLDSLSSVELASRVAATLDIRISAMEFERLHGLSAIAKQALAVAEVS; translated from the coding sequence ATGGACATTGGCCAAGGCGTTGCGATCGTGGGGATCGGGTGTTGGTTCCCGGGCGGCGTATTCACGCCGGACCAGTATTGGGACTTCATGATGCGGCGCGGGGACGGCATTGTCGAGGTGCCCGGGGAGCGATGGAACACCGACCTCTACTACGACCCTGACCCGGCTGCGCCCGGCCGAGCCTATACACGCCACGGCGGATTCGTGACCCGCTCGCCGTGGGATTTCGACGCTGAGTTCTTCGGTATTTCCCCACGAGAAGCCGAGGTGATGGATCCTCAGCAGCGCTGGGTGCTCGAGGTTGCGTGGGAGGCGCTGGACGACGCGGGATTGGCGGGCGTGGCTCCCGGAAGCGACGCCGGTGTCTATATCGGCGGGTTCATGAGCGACAACCAGATTCGCCGGTGCATGTCCTCCGCGCGCCGCGCCATCAGCCACTTCACCGCCACCGGCGCATCGCAGGCCATGCTGTCCAACCGCCTCTCTCATGCGTTGGATCTGCGTGGGCCGAGCATGACCATCGACACGGCGTGCTCGTCGTCTATGGTCGCGATTCACGAGGCGACGCAGGCTATCTCCCGCGGCGAGTGCGAAATCGCCCTCGCGGGCGGAGTGAACGTCATGATCCATCCGGAGTTGTTCGTATCGATGTGCAAGGGCAAGTTTCTTGCCCGCGACGGGCGGAGCAAATCGTTTGACGCCGCCGCGGACGGATACGGCCGCGGTGAGGGCGCGGGCATGCTTGTACTGAAGAGCATTGACGCAGCATTGCGCGACCGGGACCGCATCTACGCCGTAATCGCCGGTAGCGGGGCGAACCAGGATGGTCACACCATGGGGATCACCGTCCCCAACGGGGCCGCGCAACGTGATCTCGCACTAGCTGTCTGCGAAAAGGCGAATCTCGCCCCGCACGAGATCGGGTATGTCGAAGCCCACGGAACAGGCACACCGGTCGGAGACCCCATCGAGGTCACCGCGTTAGGCGAGGCATATGGCCTGGCCGAGCTGCGGACCGGTCCGTTGCTTGTGGGCTCGGTGAAGCCATCGATCGGGCATCTGGAGGCCGCAGCCGGGGTTGCGGGTGTGATCAAGGCCGCGCTGGCGATACGGCACCGCACTATTCCGCCGCAAGCATGGTTGGAAAACCTCAACCCGGCGATTCCGTTCAGCGATCTCAACATCGAGGTTGTCACCCAGGCGAAAGCGTTCCCCACTCCGTCAGGTCGAGCCTTTGCCGCCGTCAACGGCTTCGGCTACGGCGGGACCAATGGCCATGTCATCCTGGCCCAGGCCCCGGGCATGCCCACGCCCGCCACAGAACGGCCTTCGATCGCGCTCTTCCCAATCTCCGCCGCCAGCAAGGATTCTGTCCGTGCTGTCGCCGCCGCCGTCCGCAGCACCGTGGGTTGCGCGTCGTCGATCGACGATCTCTGTTCAGCCGCATGGAGCCGCCGAGCGCATCACTCGTTCCGGACCGTACTGCCCTGTTCCGACAAAGACGAACTGGTGCGACATCTCGACGCTGTCGCTGCTGGAACAGGGACGATCAGCCGCGCTACCGTGCCGACTGGGACCAAACCGGTGTTCGTCTTCAGTGGCATAGGACCTCAATGGTGGGGCATGGGACGCGAACTTCTCGCCATGGACGGGCCTTTCGCGCGCACAGCGGCCGAGATCGATTCGTTGTTCGTTGAGATCGCTGGCTGGTCGATTCTTGACGAACTGCTCAAACCGGAATCTGAAAGCCGCATTCAGCGCACCGAATACGCTCAGCCGGCCAACTTTCTTGTACAGGTTGGGCTCGTCGCCGAACTCGCGGCGCTGGGTGTCGAGCCCGCTGCGATTGTCGGGCACAGCGTCGGCGAGGTAAGCGCGGCGTTTGTCAGCGGTGCACTCACCCTTCGCGACGCGCTCTTGGTGAGCTATCACCGGGCTCGTCTGCAGGCCAGTACAGAAGGCACCGGGGGGATGCTGGCGGTCGGTTTGTCGGAAAGCAAGGTGACGCAGCGACTTTCCGAAGCAGGCGGTGTCGACGTGGTCATCGCGGCGGTCAATAGCCCCGATTCTGTGACGCTGGCCGGTCCGCTCGCTGCGGTCGAACATCTGTACCGTGACCTGTCCGCGGACGTCTTCGTCCGCCGCCTACAGGTGACGGTGCCCTACCACAGCCCGCTGATGGATCCGATCCTCGACGATCTAGCAACGGTGCTTGCCGACATCCAGCCACTCCGGCCACAACGGCATCTGTATTCGACGGTCACCGCCCAGCAGGTCACCCTGCCGGAATTGGGTGCCGAGTACTGGTGTGCCAACGTCCGCCGGCCTGTGCGATTCGGCGACAGCATCGAAGCCCTGATCGATGCGGGCCACCGGGTGTTCCTCGAGGTGGGGCCGCATCCCGTGCTGTCGGGCAACATTCGAGCGATATTGGCCGACAAGGCGGCGTCAGGTGCTGCCATCGCCACGCTCAAGCGCAACGAGAGTGACCACGACCGTCTGCTCGGTGCCGTCGCGGAGCTCTACCGCGCGGGCTGCCTCGGCCGAACTGTGCCGGGTCAGTCCACGCTCGCACCACACGCGGATCTCCCCAGTTATCCCTGGCAACACAAGGTGCTGTTCGCTGAATCCCGTCAGGCGGAGTTGGAGCGGAACGGTGGTGACGATGACCGTCCACTGCTCGGCACCCGAGCTACCCGACACCCTATGGCATGGTCGACTGAGCTGTCGGTTACCCGAGTACCTTGGCTGCCAGACCACGTCGTCGACGGGATGGTGGTATTACCGGGTGCCGCGTACCTCGACGCATTCTTGTGTGCAGCCGCCGAATGCACAAAACATGTAAGTCTCACAGTCGAATCCGTGCGGTTCTCCCGCCTACTCGTCATAGAAGACCACGCGGTGCCGACTGTCACCGTCGCCGCGGAACCCGCAACGATGCGGTTGAGCTTTTCCTCATACGACGACACCGACAATCGGATTGTCCACAGCACAGCACGAATAGTCGACGCGGCAGTAGAAGCACCGCAGGTGGAGGTGCCGTGCATCGACGGTGACACCTTGAGCCATGAAGAGTTCTATGAGCTGCTGCAAAGCCGTGGTTTCCAATACGGTCCAGCGTTCCGACGGGTCGTCGAGGCAAGGGTCGGCTCCGATGTCATTGTCACGACAATTGATCCGGTATCGGCCGACACAAGGCATCTCGCGCACCCGGCCCTGATCGATGCCGCGCTGCAGGGCGTTGCCGCATTCGACGATCTGGCGCTGGGAACGATGGTGCCGGTTGCTGTCGAAACTGTGCGTAGGCACGGGCCGACGCCGACGGCTCCCGTGACGGCGGTGATACGCCGCGCCAGCGGACCCGATATATACGTCGACATCGCGATGTGTGGTCCCGATGGCACCGCGTTCTTCGAGCTTCTCGGGGTGCGATTCGCCGAATTGGCCCCTGCACCGTCGCCGATCGCCGAATTGAGACCACTGCTTTACGAGATCGACTGGCGCCCGGTAGATCCGGCTGCCATCGATGGTCGTGCCGAGCAGCCGGTGATTACGGTCGGCCTGGGTAACCCATTGCGGCGATGGGTAGATCACCGGGACTGTGGCACCGATGTACCGATCCGACCGATGTGTCTGGCACAGACCATCCGTCAGCTTGGTGGAGCTAACGTGACGGTTCTGGTCGTCGCCGGTGACGACGACCAGATCAGCCTGACTGCTGAACTCGTTGAAGTGGCACAGCAATTCGATTCGGTGATTGAGTCCGCCCCCGACGTTCGGATCGACGCGGTTCTGTTGACCATGGGGGCTTTCCGCTTGCCGGGGGACCACCATGAGCCGAATGTGCTGCACGCAGCGCTAGCAGGGGCACGTCGGGTGTTACAGAACGAACAACTGTCAGTGCGCTGGCGGCATATCGATCTGCAGCCCGGTGATGATCACCGCGGTCTGGACACGGCGATGTTGACCGAGATCCACAATGGCGAACAGCTTGTCGATGAGATGGCACTACGCGATGGACTTCCGCTCGCGCCCTACTATCGCCGCGGCCTTGCCGATCGACTCGATGGGTATTCGGAAGTGACTCCGCATGTCGATCCGGAGGCATCGTTCGTCCTCGAGCCGCCGAAAACACGGCTGCTCGAGGATCTCGCTCTGCGCGCGGTACCACGAATTACGCCGGTAGCCGGCCAAATTGAGGTATGTATCGACGCGATCGGGCTGAACTACAAGGATGCAATGAAGCTTCTTGGCGTGCTGACACCGCAGAATCTGCGCGGAACGTGCTTCGGGACAGCGGTGGGTATGGAGGGTATTGGTGTCGTCACTCGCACAGGTCCCCTGAGCCACTTCGGAATCGGCGACGTCGTTCTGGTGTCAGTTCCGAATATGTTCAGCCGGTATCTCACGCTTGATCCGGCCGATGCCGTGGTCAAACGTCTCACTCGCGATGTGACACCCGGCCTGGCAGCGAGTTTCATTCCATATTTGACCGCACATTATGGCCTGGTATATGCGGCGAGGCTAGGCGCGGACGAGACCATCCTCGTGCACGGGGCGGCTGGCGGCACCGGGTTAGCGGCGGTTCACGTCGCACGTCATCTCGGTGCCCGCGTGATCGGCAGCGCCGGCAACGAGGAACGGCGAGCCTTTGCGCGCGCCGCCGGCGCGCATCACACCGTGAACTCCCGCACGGCCAACTTCGTTGACGACGTCATGCGGCTCACCGACGGTCACGGCGCGGACGTGATATATACCTCGCTACCCGGCGAGGCGCTTCGGCAAAATCTCAAGGCCGCAGCGGAATTCGGCCGCATCGTCGACATCGGCAAAGCCGACATCTACAGCAACGGGGCCATCGAGCTCGGGCCGTTCGACCGCAACCTGCAATATTTCGCCGTCGATGTCGACCGGATGTTCAACCACCGGCGTGCTTTCACAGACCAGCTCGCCGCCGAGGTCATCGGGCGGCTGAACGACGGAACCTACACCCCGCTGCCCGCGACGACGTATGACGCCGATGCGTTGACGGAGGCCTTCAGTGTTGTCGCGCGAGGCGCCCAGCAGGGCCGCGTCGTGGTGAATCTGCGCGGTAACCCGCCGATTCGGCCCGCGATCCCTTCATTCCCCGTCCGCGCCGACGGGACTTACCTGGTGACCGGCGCCTTCGGTGCCGTCGGCCTGGCAATGGTCGATTGGCTGGTCTCTCAGGGAGCACGGCACCTAGTCGTCGTCAGCAGGAGCGGCCCCCGTGGCGGACGAGCCAAACGGCGACTCCAGGCGTGGCGCGCTACCGGCGCGGACATCCGGGAGGAAGCCGTCGACGTCGGCGATGCACTCGCCGTCTCGCGCCTGATAGCCCGAGTCGCCGAGCAGATGCCTCTGCTGCGCGGCGTATTTCATGCCGCCGGTGTGGCAGAGGACAGCGCATACGGAAGGGCCACACCCGAATCCCTGCGCCGAGTGATCGCGCCCAAGCTCGACGGTGCATGGAACCTGCACCATGCGACGGAATCCGCCGGGATCGACCTGGAGGCCTTTGTGCTGTTCTCGTCGACGTCGGCGATGATTGGCATACCGCTGCAGATTGCCTATGCCGCCGCAAACGCCGGCCTAGATGCGTTGGCTCAACTCCGCCAGGCACGCGGTAAGGCAGGACTATCGGTGAACTGGGGAGCGCTGCGCGGGGGCGGTATGGCGGACTCCTCTCCAGAGGTGCGCCGCTATCTCGAGGTGCTCGGGCAGCGGGACATTCTGGTGGGCCACCTCCCCGCGCTGTTGGCAACGATGCTGGCTTTCTCCGACACATTGTCCAATGTCGTAATCGCCAACATAGATTGGCAGACGCTGCTGTCGGGCCAGCCGGCATTGAAGTCCTCCACGAGGTTTGCCGACTTTGCCGCGGCCCTGGGCGATGGCGCCCTTAACTTCCGTGCCGAACTGTTCGCTCTGCCTGTTGACCAACGGCTCGAAGTGCTCACCGCGATGCTGGCAGAACAGGTCGCTGCCGTCCTTGGCATTCCCACCGACACCATCGATCATCACACCCCCCTGGCGGAGTTCGGTCTCGATTCGTTGTCGTCGGTCGAGCTCGCTTCACGCGTCGCGGCGACGTTAGACATTCGAATATCGGCGATGGAATTCGAACGGCTGCATGGATTGTCTGCCATCGCGAAGCAGGCCCTGGCCGTAGCGGAGGTGTCGTGA